The Corallococcus exiguus genome has a window encoding:
- a CDS encoding response regulator, which yields MSLPTLLLVDDSDAILALERAILSGHYTIHTASNGREALDKVGRLHPAAVLLDLSMPEMDGDEVLQRMKADSGTADIPVIIISSEKQRAEACLGLGAEAFLAKPFRADELLLRVGEALENARRRSRSGAMLILRLNVGEREFAVPLDSVKEVLLQPLTRPLPTGPSYLREYVELRGQAVCVLDVALRLGVQHKVSIAERMLVVIETEGVSLALTVDTVKDPEEFQASDIDRREKVGGAEHGLLQEGLVGMLRTGGRALPILDPKVFITRGLLRDLPALLAPVEEERSA from the coding sequence GTGAGTCTGCCGACCCTGCTGCTGGTGGATGACAGCGACGCCATCCTGGCGTTGGAGCGGGCCATCCTCTCCGGGCACTACACCATCCACACGGCCAGCAACGGCCGTGAGGCGCTGGACAAGGTGGGGCGGCTGCACCCGGCGGCGGTGCTCTTGGACCTGTCCATGCCGGAGATGGACGGGGACGAGGTGCTCCAGCGGATGAAGGCGGACTCGGGCACGGCGGACATCCCGGTCATCATCATCTCATCGGAGAAGCAGCGCGCGGAGGCGTGCCTGGGGCTGGGCGCGGAGGCGTTCCTGGCCAAGCCCTTCCGCGCGGACGAGCTGCTCCTGCGCGTGGGCGAGGCGCTGGAGAACGCGCGCCGGCGCTCGCGCTCCGGGGCCATGCTGATCCTCCGGCTCAACGTGGGCGAGCGCGAGTTCGCCGTGCCGCTGGACTCCGTGAAGGAGGTCCTGCTGCAGCCCCTGACGCGGCCGCTGCCCACGGGGCCGTCGTACCTGCGCGAGTACGTGGAGCTGCGCGGCCAGGCGGTGTGCGTGCTGGACGTGGCGCTGCGGCTGGGCGTGCAGCACAAGGTGTCCATCGCGGAGCGGATGCTGGTGGTCATTGAAACGGAGGGCGTGTCGCTGGCGCTCACCGTGGACACCGTGAAGGACCCGGAGGAGTTCCAGGCGAGCGACATCGACCGGCGCGAGAAGGTGGGCGGCGCCGAGCACGGCCTGCTGCAGGAAGGGCTCGTGGGCATGCTGCGCACGGGTGGCCGCGCGCTGCCCATCCTGGATCCGAAGGTGTTCATCACGCGGGGACTCCTGCGCGACCTGCCCGCGCTGCTCGCGCCGGTGGAGGAAGAGCGGAGCGCATGA
- a CDS encoding response regulator, translating into MSTNVLLVDDSPTVRNILKIYLMNLKVSIVEAEDAQRALQLLRLVPVSVVIADINMPNMDGITFVKEVRASAQPQVQKVPVILLTAEKGEDLRQRGSAAGANAFIQKPVSHDELTKTVRQFLSGG; encoded by the coding sequence GTGAGCACCAACGTCTTGCTGGTGGACGACAGTCCGACCGTCCGCAACATCCTCAAGATCTACCTGATGAACCTCAAGGTCAGCATCGTGGAGGCGGAGGACGCGCAGCGCGCGTTGCAGCTCTTGCGGTTGGTGCCGGTGAGCGTGGTGATCGCCGACATCAACATGCCGAACATGGATGGCATCACCTTCGTGAAGGAGGTTCGCGCCAGCGCGCAGCCGCAGGTGCAGAAGGTGCCGGTCATCCTCTTGACGGCGGAGAAGGGAGAGGACCTGCGCCAGCGCGGTTCGGCGGCGGGGGCCAACGCCTTCATCCAGAAACCGGTGTCGCATGACGAGCTGACCAAGACGGTGCGTCAGTTCCTGAGCGGGGGCTGA
- the fabI gene encoding enoyl-ACP reductase FabI: MLLQGKKLLITGVLTPQSLAFGVAEHAIAQGAEVILTGFGRAKSLTERSAKRLKPGTEVLELDVTNPAHFPALTEALRQKWGRVDGVLHAIAYAPEDALGGNFLNTPWESAQTAFRISTFSVKELAVACVPLMTQGGSIVALDFDNRQAWPIYDWMGVCKAAMEATVRYLARDLGPKGIRVNALAAGPLATIAAKGIPGFKALAQYWGKQAPLGWSDKDSHDHVAKTACALLSDWLSSTTGEMIHVDGGYHAVGAPPVETVEAPAEGVSATPTPKEG, encoded by the coding sequence ATGCTCCTTCAGGGCAAGAAGCTGCTCATCACCGGCGTGCTCACCCCGCAGTCCCTGGCCTTTGGCGTCGCGGAGCATGCGATCGCGCAGGGCGCGGAGGTCATCCTCACCGGCTTTGGCCGGGCCAAGTCCCTCACCGAGCGCAGCGCGAAGCGGCTCAAGCCCGGCACGGAGGTGCTGGAGCTGGACGTGACGAACCCGGCGCACTTTCCGGCGCTGACGGAGGCGCTGCGGCAGAAATGGGGCCGCGTGGACGGCGTGCTGCACGCCATCGCGTACGCGCCCGAGGACGCGCTGGGCGGCAACTTCCTCAACACGCCGTGGGAGAGCGCGCAGACCGCGTTCCGCATCTCCACCTTCTCCGTGAAGGAGCTGGCGGTGGCGTGCGTGCCGCTGATGACGCAGGGCGGCTCCATCGTGGCGCTGGACTTCGACAACCGGCAGGCGTGGCCCATCTATGACTGGATGGGTGTGTGCAAGGCGGCCATGGAGGCCACGGTGCGCTACCTGGCGCGCGACCTGGGGCCCAAGGGCATCCGCGTGAACGCGCTCGCCGCGGGGCCGCTCGCCACCATCGCGGCCAAGGGCATCCCGGGCTTCAAGGCGCTGGCGCAGTACTGGGGCAAGCAGGCGCCGCTGGGCTGGAGCGACAAGGACAGCCACGACCACGTGGCCAAGACGGCCTGTGCACTTCTGTCCGATTGGCTGTCCTCCACCACCGGCGAGATGATTCACGTCGACGGCGGCTACCACGCGGTAGGCGCACCCCCAGTGGAGACGGTGGAAGCACCGGCCGAAGGGGTCTCCGCGACCCCCACGCCGAAAGAAGGCTGA
- a CDS encoding 2-oxoglutarate dehydrogenase E1 component, whose translation MANFQDSFLSGGNIDFIEGLYSRFLEDPGSVDASWREVFERNNGTGRPIFNTKLLEAPTPAAPEAKGKGKGKANDAAVQAAAAPQAPAAPAQDIGLQSKVDQAITAFRLRGHLRAHLDPLERPRPQLGHVADVALMDENHFAPKEMEQAVECNGVFPQQRVRLAELVTRLRRTYSSSIGVEFMQMLDSERRRWLMKRMEHSENRTPFTVDEQRHILTKLSYAEGFEHFLHTKYVGAKRFSLDGGESLIPMLDALLEVGSDMGLKELVIGMAHRGRLNVLTNILGKKPDQIFSEFDGPKDPKAYLGRGDVKYHMGFSSDHATRSGKNVHLSLAFNPSHLECVGPVVEGRVRAKQDRGGDTERTQVMPLLIHGDAAFIGQGVTSETLNFSGLKGYTTGGTVHVVINNQVGFTTDPSDSRTSIYSTAIAQMLDIPVFHVNGDDPEACVHAARLAAEYRQTFKSDVVIDLICYRRYGHNEGDDPSFTQPAMYDLIRKHPPVRALYAKTLAEGGRITTEESDALKQRCFQDFDAALTRARQESQFKEPNALEGLWKTYKGGLLKNAPQVSTAVAKPTLRDALQKLASAPEGFNVHRDVERTVLKKRQGMLESEELQWSEGESLAYATILAEGYSIRLSGQDSERGTFSHRHAVLHDTQTGEEFTPLRQFATGKATFNVWNSPLSEMGVLGFDYGYSLDVPDGLTLWEAQFGDFANGAQIIIDQFIAAAESKWRRLSGITLLLPHGYEGQGPEHSSARLERFLDLCAEDNLQVCYPTTPAQIFHLLRRQVLRPVRKPLVIMSPKSLLRRPEATSRMDDLATGAFQEVILDAKADAAKVKRLLLCSGKVYYDLAKARDERKDDSIAIVRVEQLYPFPQDELSNLVAKLPALQELYWVQEEPRNAGGWHFMFPRLHDLLSGRSQQQTVKLGYIGRAEAASPATGFTKTHDYEQQLIIEEAILRGPQNGR comes from the coding sequence ATGGCGAATTTCCAGGACAGTTTCCTCTCTGGTGGAAACATCGACTTCATCGAGGGGCTCTACTCGCGCTTCCTCGAGGATCCGGGCAGCGTGGACGCGAGCTGGCGCGAGGTGTTCGAGCGCAACAACGGCACGGGCCGCCCCATCTTCAACACGAAGTTGCTGGAGGCGCCGACACCCGCCGCACCGGAGGCCAAGGGCAAGGGTAAGGGCAAGGCGAACGACGCCGCCGTGCAGGCCGCCGCCGCGCCGCAGGCTCCGGCCGCTCCGGCGCAGGACATCGGGCTGCAGTCGAAGGTGGATCAGGCCATCACCGCCTTCCGCCTGCGCGGCCACCTGCGCGCGCACCTGGATCCGCTGGAGCGTCCGCGCCCGCAGCTGGGCCACGTGGCGGACGTGGCGCTGATGGATGAGAACCACTTCGCGCCGAAGGAGATGGAGCAGGCGGTGGAGTGCAACGGCGTCTTCCCGCAGCAGCGCGTGCGCCTGGCGGAGCTCGTCACGCGCCTGCGCCGCACGTACTCCAGCTCCATCGGCGTGGAGTTCATGCAGATGCTCGACAGCGAGCGTCGCCGCTGGCTCATGAAGCGAATGGAGCACAGCGAGAACCGCACGCCGTTCACCGTGGACGAGCAGCGGCACATCCTCACCAAGCTGTCGTACGCGGAGGGCTTCGAGCACTTCCTGCACACGAAGTACGTGGGCGCCAAGCGCTTCAGCCTGGACGGCGGCGAGTCGCTCATCCCCATGCTGGACGCGCTGCTGGAAGTGGGCAGCGACATGGGCCTGAAGGAGCTGGTCATCGGCATGGCCCACCGCGGCCGCCTCAACGTGCTGACCAACATCCTGGGCAAGAAGCCGGATCAGATCTTCAGCGAGTTCGACGGCCCCAAGGACCCCAAGGCGTACCTGGGCCGGGGCGACGTGAAGTACCACATGGGCTTCTCGTCGGACCACGCCACGCGCTCGGGCAAGAACGTGCACCTGTCGCTGGCCTTCAACCCCAGCCACCTGGAGTGCGTGGGCCCCGTGGTGGAGGGCCGCGTGCGCGCCAAGCAGGACCGCGGCGGGGACACCGAGCGCACGCAGGTGATGCCGCTGCTCATCCACGGTGACGCGGCCTTCATCGGACAGGGCGTCACGTCGGAGACGCTCAACTTCTCCGGCCTCAAGGGATACACCACGGGCGGCACGGTCCACGTCGTCATCAACAACCAGGTGGGCTTCACCACCGACCCGTCGGACTCGCGCACCAGCATCTACTCCACCGCCATCGCGCAGATGCTGGACATCCCGGTGTTCCACGTGAACGGGGATGACCCGGAGGCGTGCGTTCACGCGGCGCGCCTGGCGGCCGAGTACCGCCAGACGTTCAAGAGCGACGTGGTCATCGACCTCATCTGCTACCGCCGCTACGGCCACAACGAAGGCGACGACCCGTCCTTCACCCAGCCGGCGATGTACGACCTCATCCGCAAGCACCCGCCGGTGCGCGCGCTGTACGCGAAGACGCTGGCGGAAGGCGGCCGCATCACCACGGAGGAGTCGGACGCGCTCAAGCAGCGCTGCTTCCAGGACTTCGACGCGGCGCTCACCCGCGCCCGCCAGGAGAGCCAGTTCAAGGAGCCCAACGCGCTGGAGGGCCTGTGGAAGACCTACAAGGGCGGCCTCCTGAAGAACGCGCCCCAGGTGTCCACGGCGGTGGCCAAGCCCACCCTGCGTGACGCGCTCCAGAAGCTGGCCAGCGCGCCGGAGGGCTTCAACGTGCACCGCGACGTGGAGCGCACGGTGCTCAAGAAGCGCCAGGGCATGCTGGAGAGCGAGGAGCTCCAGTGGAGCGAGGGCGAGTCGCTGGCGTACGCGACCATCCTGGCGGAGGGCTACAGCATCCGCCTGTCCGGCCAGGACAGCGAGCGCGGCACCTTCAGCCACCGCCACGCGGTGCTGCACGACACGCAGACGGGCGAGGAGTTCACGCCCCTGCGCCAGTTCGCCACCGGCAAGGCGACCTTCAACGTCTGGAACAGCCCGCTGTCGGAGATGGGCGTGCTGGGCTTCGACTACGGCTACAGCCTGGACGTGCCGGACGGCCTCACCCTGTGGGAGGCCCAGTTCGGTGACTTCGCCAACGGCGCGCAGATCATCATCGACCAGTTCATCGCCGCGGCGGAGAGCAAGTGGCGCCGGCTCTCCGGCATCACGCTGCTCTTGCCGCACGGCTACGAAGGCCAGGGCCCGGAGCACTCCAGCGCGCGCCTGGAGCGCTTCCTGGACCTGTGCGCGGAGGACAACCTCCAGGTCTGCTACCCCACCACGCCCGCGCAGATCTTCCACCTGCTGCGCCGCCAGGTGCTGCGCCCGGTGCGCAAGCCACTGGTCATCATGTCGCCCAAGAGCCTCCTGCGCCGTCCGGAGGCCACCAGCCGCATGGACGACCTGGCCACGGGCGCGTTCCAGGAAGTGATTCTGGACGCGAAGGCGGACGCCGCGAAGGTGAAGCGGCTGCTGCTGTGCAGCGGCAAGGTCTACTACGACCTGGCCAAGGCCCGGGACGAGCGCAAGGACGACTCCATCGCCATCGTGCGCGTGGAGCAGCTCTACCCGTTCCCCCAGGACGAGCTGTCGAACCTGGTGGCGAAGCTGCCGGCGCTCCAGGAGCTGTACTGGGTGCAGGAGGAGCCACGCAACGCGGGTGGCTGGCACTTCATGTTCCCGCGCCTGCACGACCTCCTCTCCGGCCGTTCTCAGCAGCAGACGGTGAAGCTGGGCTACATCGGGCGCGCCGAGGCAGCCAGCCCCGCCACCGGTTTCACGAAGACGCACGATTACGAGCAGCAGCTCATCATCGAAGAAGCCATCCTCCGAGGACCCCAGAATGGCCGTTGA
- the odhB gene encoding 2-oxoglutarate dehydrogenase complex dihydrolipoyllysine-residue succinyltransferase, protein MAVELKVPPLGESITEAVVGKWNKKQGESVTADEPLVVLETDKVTIDVPAPAAGSVASIAFKEGDKVRVGDVLGTIEAGAGAAASPAVAAATPAPAQAAAPVSTPAAPAGSDTRITPTAKKMAEENRVDVGQLKGSGTGGRIMKEDVQGQLNRPSAPPAPAAPSGPRPNAAREERVRMTPLRKRVAERLLQAQSNAALLTTFNEVDMGEVMALRKKYNDKFQAKHGVKLGFMSFFIRASVEALKAFPQINAEIDGEDVIFKHYYDIGVAVSGSRGLVVPVVRDADKLSLADLEKTVGDYGGRARNDKLTMADLTGGTFTITNGGIFGSMLSTPILNPPQTGILGMHNIVERPVARDGQVVIRPIMYIALTYDHRLVDGREAVQFLVRVKECIEDPERLLLDI, encoded by the coding sequence ATGGCCGTTGAACTGAAAGTCCCTCCGCTCGGCGAATCCATCACCGAGGCCGTCGTCGGCAAGTGGAACAAGAAGCAGGGTGAGTCTGTCACCGCGGACGAACCGCTCGTCGTGCTGGAGACCGACAAGGTCACCATCGACGTGCCGGCTCCCGCCGCGGGCAGCGTCGCGTCCATCGCCTTCAAGGAGGGCGACAAGGTCCGCGTGGGCGACGTGCTGGGCACCATCGAGGCCGGTGCCGGCGCCGCCGCTTCTCCCGCCGTGGCCGCCGCCACGCCCGCGCCCGCCCAGGCCGCGGCGCCCGTGTCCACGCCCGCTGCTCCGGCCGGCAGCGACACGCGCATCACCCCCACCGCCAAGAAGATGGCGGAGGAGAACCGGGTGGACGTGGGCCAGCTGAAGGGCTCCGGCACCGGTGGCCGCATCATGAAGGAGGACGTGCAGGGTCAGCTGAACCGCCCGTCCGCGCCTCCGGCTCCCGCCGCGCCGTCCGGTCCCCGCCCCAACGCCGCGCGCGAGGAGCGCGTGCGCATGACGCCGCTGCGCAAGCGCGTCGCTGAACGCCTGCTCCAGGCGCAGTCCAACGCCGCCCTGCTCACCACCTTCAACGAGGTGGACATGGGCGAGGTGATGGCGCTCCGCAAGAAGTACAACGACAAGTTCCAGGCGAAGCACGGGGTGAAGCTCGGGTTCATGAGCTTCTTCATCCGCGCGTCCGTGGAGGCCCTCAAGGCGTTCCCGCAGATCAACGCGGAGATCGACGGCGAGGACGTCATCTTCAAGCACTACTACGACATCGGCGTGGCCGTGAGCGGCAGCCGTGGCCTGGTGGTGCCGGTGGTGCGTGACGCGGACAAGCTGTCGCTCGCGGACCTGGAGAAGACGGTCGGTGACTACGGCGGCCGTGCGCGCAACGACAAGCTCACGATGGCCGACCTCACGGGCGGCACGTTCACCATCACCAACGGCGGCATCTTCGGCTCCATGCTGTCCACGCCCATCCTGAACCCGCCGCAGACGGGCATCCTGGGCATGCACAACATCGTGGAGCGCCCCGTGGCCCGCGACGGCCAGGTGGTCATCCGGCCCATCATGTACATCGCCCTCACGTACGACCACCGCCTGGTGGACGGCCGGGAAGCAGTGCAGTTCCTGGTGCGCGTGAAGGAGTGCATCGAGGACCCCGAGCGCCTGCTGCTCGACATCTGA
- a CDS encoding cold-shock protein has product MATGTVKWFNDAKGFGFITQDGGGEDVFCHHTAINMDGFRTLAEGQKVEFEVTKGPKGLQAQNVRAA; this is encoded by the coding sequence ATGGCAACTGGTACCGTGAAGTGGTTCAACGACGCGAAGGGCTTCGGCTTCATCACCCAGGACGGCGGGGGCGAGGACGTGTTCTGCCACCACACCGCCATCAACATGGATGGGTTCCGCACCCTGGCCGAGGGCCAGAAGGTGGAGTTCGAAGTCACCAAGGGCCCGAAGGGCCTGCAGGCGCAGAACGTCCGCGCGGCGTGA
- a CDS encoding S9 family peptidase: protein MRQVLTAAALLLMSSAPSIAQERKPSAMAPSQKQPDTFLRQYAETRRFQSGRPVGTRITPDEKSVLFLRTSPTSNVQMLYAFDVAGGQARELLTPEALLKGNEETLTPEEKARRERMRVSARGFTSYSLSEDGTQLLVPLSGRLYVVDRATGKSTELKTGPGVIDPRLSPDGKQVAYVREHDVYRVDIAANQEKRVTQGGTAQKTHGLAEFVAQEEMSRFSGYWWSPDAKSIAYTESDTADVEKLTIVDVMHPEKGGEIFPYPRPGKANAKVRLGVTPVTGGKTVWAQWDAQKYPYLATVKWDKGGPLTIVVQNRLQTEEQVLAVDPATGKTRVLFTEKDNAWVELAQDFPLWLEDGSGFLWYTERNGGPEVELRKASGELDRSVVKPDAGFRNLSRFVQADKTLFFTGGPNPTESHLWRVKSGGAPEQVATGTTGPAVENGLVSKNGGLVVLNTQGPKAMPRTVVLKGDGTKLGELPEVAQEPSFTPNFEIRQVGPKKFWTSLVKPRDFKPGQKLPVIVEVYAGPTVTVVHQSMAAHLLSQWFADHGFLVVKVDGRGTPLRTSEWNRAVKNDFATITLDDQIEAVQALAKEVPEMDLSRVGITGWSFGGYMAALAALKRPDFFKAAVSGAPVVDWRDYDTHYTERYLGLPEQAPQAYEVSSLLTYAKKDSPIGALLLIHGTADDNVYFFHTLKLSDALFRAGKPHQLLPLSGLTHMVPDPLITERQYERVISHFEQNLKK from the coding sequence ATGCGTCAGGTCCTTACCGCCGCCGCGCTTCTCCTCATGAGCAGCGCTCCCTCCATCGCCCAGGAGCGCAAACCCTCCGCCATGGCCCCTTCGCAAAAGCAGCCGGACACCTTCCTGCGCCAGTACGCCGAGACGCGCCGCTTCCAGAGCGGCCGCCCGGTGGGCACGCGCATCACCCCGGACGAGAAGTCCGTCCTCTTCCTGCGCACGTCCCCCACCTCCAACGTGCAGATGCTCTACGCGTTCGACGTGGCCGGAGGCCAGGCGCGTGAGCTGCTCACGCCGGAGGCCCTGCTCAAGGGCAACGAGGAGACGCTGACCCCCGAGGAGAAGGCCCGCCGCGAGCGCATGCGCGTCAGCGCCCGGGGCTTCACCTCCTACAGCCTCTCCGAGGACGGCACCCAGCTGCTGGTGCCCCTCTCCGGCCGGCTCTACGTGGTGGACCGCGCGACGGGGAAGTCCACGGAGCTGAAGACGGGCCCCGGCGTCATCGACCCTCGCTTGTCGCCGGACGGCAAGCAGGTGGCGTACGTCCGTGAGCACGACGTGTACCGGGTGGACATCGCGGCCAATCAAGAGAAGCGCGTCACGCAGGGCGGCACCGCGCAGAAGACGCACGGCCTGGCGGAGTTCGTGGCGCAGGAGGAGATGAGCCGCTTCTCCGGCTACTGGTGGAGCCCGGACGCGAAGTCCATCGCGTACACGGAGTCCGACACGGCCGACGTGGAGAAGCTCACCATCGTGGACGTGATGCACCCGGAGAAGGGTGGGGAGATCTTCCCGTACCCGCGTCCCGGCAAGGCGAACGCGAAGGTGCGCCTGGGCGTCACCCCCGTCACCGGCGGCAAGACGGTGTGGGCGCAGTGGGACGCGCAGAAGTACCCGTACCTGGCCACGGTGAAGTGGGACAAGGGCGGGCCGCTCACGATTGTCGTGCAGAACCGCCTCCAGACGGAGGAGCAGGTGCTGGCGGTGGACCCCGCCACGGGCAAGACGCGCGTCCTCTTCACGGAGAAGGACAACGCCTGGGTGGAGCTGGCGCAGGACTTCCCGCTGTGGCTGGAGGATGGCTCCGGTTTCCTCTGGTACACCGAGCGCAACGGCGGCCCGGAGGTGGAGCTGCGCAAGGCGAGCGGTGAGCTGGACCGCTCCGTGGTGAAGCCGGACGCGGGCTTCCGCAACCTGTCCCGCTTCGTCCAGGCGGACAAGACGCTCTTCTTCACTGGCGGCCCCAACCCCACCGAAAGCCACCTGTGGCGCGTGAAGTCCGGCGGCGCCCCGGAGCAGGTGGCCACGGGCACCACCGGCCCGGCCGTGGAGAACGGGCTCGTCTCCAAGAACGGCGGCCTGGTCGTCCTCAACACTCAAGGGCCCAAGGCCATGCCGCGCACCGTGGTGCTCAAGGGCGACGGCACGAAGCTGGGCGAGCTGCCGGAGGTGGCGCAGGAGCCGTCCTTCACGCCGAACTTCGAAATCCGCCAGGTGGGCCCGAAGAAGTTCTGGACCTCGCTGGTGAAGCCGCGCGACTTCAAGCCCGGCCAGAAGCTGCCCGTCATCGTGGAGGTCTACGCGGGGCCCACCGTCACCGTAGTGCACCAGTCCATGGCCGCGCACCTGCTCAGCCAGTGGTTCGCGGACCACGGCTTCCTGGTGGTGAAGGTGGACGGCCGCGGCACGCCGCTGCGCACCTCCGAGTGGAACCGCGCGGTGAAGAACGACTTCGCCACCATCACCCTGGATGATCAGATTGAGGCGGTGCAGGCGCTGGCGAAGGAAGTGCCGGAGATGGACCTGAGCCGCGTGGGCATCACCGGCTGGAGCTTCGGCGGCTACATGGCGGCGCTGGCCGCGCTGAAGCGCCCGGACTTCTTCAAGGCCGCGGTGTCCGGCGCCCCGGTGGTGGACTGGCGCGACTACGACACGCACTACACCGAGCGCTACCTGGGCCTGCCGGAACAGGCGCCCCAGGCCTATGAGGTCAGCAGCCTGCTGACGTACGCGAAGAAGGACAGCCCCATTGGCGCGCTGCTGCTCATCCACGGCACCGCGGATGACAACGTGTACTTCTTCCACACGCTGAAGCTGTCGGACGCGCTCTTCCGCGCGGGCAAGCCGCACCAGCTGCTGCCCCTGTCCGGCCTCACGCACATGGTGCCGGATCCGCTCATCACCGAGCGCCAGTACGAGCGCGTCATCTCCCACTTCGAGCAGAACCTGAAGAAGTAG
- a CDS encoding S9 family peptidase has product MRPFVTVALLLLGMPVLAQEPSSFLRQYAETGRFMNGRPVNARITPDEKSVLFLRTSPTSNVRMLYAFDVASGQTRELLTPEALLKGAEETLSPEEKARRERMRVSARGFTSYNLSEDGTRLLVPLSGRLYVVDRATGKSTELKTGPGAIDPRLSPDGKQVAYVREHDVYRVDIAANQEKRVTQGGTAQKTHGLAEFVAQEEMGRFSGYWWSPDAKFIAYAESDTADVEKLTVVDVMHPERPAASFPFPRAGTANAKVRLGITPVTGGKTVWAQWDARKYPYLATVKWDKGGPLTLLVQNRLQTEEQLLAVEPVTGKTRVLLTERDAAWIDLHQEFPLWLEDGSGFLWYTDRNGASEVELRKANGELAHSVVNPGAGFRSLTHYVQADRTLFFTGDPNPTESHLWRVKPGGTPERVDTGTRGPALEYGLVSKNGGLVVLNRQSPKSMPRMLVLKGDGTMMGELPSIAQEPPFTPNFEVRQVGARKFWTSLVKPRDFKPGKKLPVIVDIYGGPIITVVHQSMSLHLMDQWMADQGFLVVKVDGRGTPLRTAEWNRAVKHDFATITLDDQIEAVQALAKEVPEMDLSRVGITGWSFGGYMAALAVMKRPDFFKAGVAGAPVTDWRDYDTHATERCLGLPDENPQAYEVSSLLTYAKKEGPIGALLVIHGTADDNVYFFHALKLSDALFRAGKPHQLLPLSGLTHMVADPLVTERQYERVITHFQQNLK; this is encoded by the coding sequence ATGCGTCCATTCGTCACCGTCGCGCTGCTCCTCCTGGGGATGCCCGTCCTGGCCCAGGAGCCGTCGTCCTTCCTGCGCCAATACGCTGAAACAGGGCGCTTCATGAACGGGAGGCCCGTGAATGCGCGCATCACCCCGGACGAGAAGTCCGTCCTCTTCCTGCGCACGTCCCCCACGTCCAACGTGCGGATGCTCTACGCGTTCGACGTGGCCAGCGGGCAGACGCGGGAACTGCTCACCCCCGAAGCCCTGCTCAAGGGCGCGGAGGAGACGCTGTCTCCCGAGGAGAAGGCCCGTCGCGAGCGCATGCGCGTGAGCGCCCGGGGCTTCACCTCCTACAACCTCTCCGAGGACGGCACGCGCCTCCTGGTGCCCCTCTCCGGCCGGCTCTACGTGGTGGACCGCGCGACGGGGAAGTCCACGGAGCTGAAGACGGGGCCCGGTGCCATCGACCCGCGCTTGTCCCCGGACGGCAAGCAGGTGGCGTACGTGCGCGAGCACGACGTGTACCGGGTGGACATCGCGGCCAATCAAGAGAAGCGCGTCACGCAGGGCGGCACCGCGCAGAAGACGCACGGTCTGGCGGAGTTCGTGGCGCAGGAGGAGATGGGCCGCTTCTCCGGTTACTGGTGGAGCCCGGACGCGAAGTTCATTGCCTACGCGGAGTCCGACACGGCCGACGTGGAGAAGCTCACCGTCGTGGACGTGATGCATCCAGAGCGCCCTGCCGCCTCCTTCCCCTTTCCCCGTGCGGGCACGGCGAACGCGAAGGTGCGCCTGGGCATCACGCCCGTCACCGGTGGCAAGACCGTGTGGGCGCAGTGGGATGCGCGGAAGTACCCGTACCTGGCCACGGTGAAGTGGGACAAGGGTGGGCCGCTGACGTTGCTCGTGCAGAACCGTCTCCAGACGGAAGAGCAGCTGCTCGCGGTGGAGCCCGTCACCGGCAAGACGCGCGTGCTCCTCACGGAGCGGGATGCGGCGTGGATCGACCTGCACCAGGAGTTCCCGCTGTGGCTGGAGGATGGCTCCGGCTTCCTCTGGTACACCGACCGCAACGGCGCTTCGGAAGTGGAGCTGCGCAAGGCCAACGGTGAGCTGGCCCACTCCGTGGTGAATCCTGGCGCCGGCTTCCGGAGCCTCACCCACTACGTGCAGGCGGACCGGACGCTCTTCTTCACCGGCGACCCGAACCCCACGGAGAGCCACCTGTGGCGCGTGAAGCCCGGTGGAACGCCGGAGCGGGTGGACACGGGCACCCGGGGGCCCGCCCTGGAGTACGGGCTCGTCTCCAAGAACGGGGGCCTCGTCGTCCTCAACAGGCAGAGCCCCAAGAGCATGCCGCGCATGCTGGTGCTCAAGGGCGACGGCACGATGATGGGCGAACTGCCCTCCATCGCCCAGGAGCCCCCCTTCACGCCGAACTTCGAGGTGCGCCAGGTGGGCGCGCGGAAGTTCTGGACCTCGCTGGTGAAGCCGCGTGACTTCAAGCCCGGCAAGAAGCTGCCCGTCATCGTGGACATCTACGGCGGTCCCATCATCACGGTGGTGCACCAGTCCATGTCCCTGCACCTGATGGACCAGTGGATGGCGGATCAGGGCTTCCTGGTGGTGAAGGTGGATGGACGCGGCACACCCCTGCGCACCGCCGAGTGGAACCGCGCCGTGAAGCACGACTTCGCCACCATCACCCTGGATGATCAGATTGAAGCGGTGCAGGCGCTGGCGAAGGAGGTGCCGGAGATGGACCTCAGCCGCGTGGGCATCACCGGCTGGAGCTTCGGCGGCTACATGGCGGCGCTCGCGGTGATGAAGCGCCCGGACTTCTTCAAGGCCGGCGTCGCGGGCGCGCCGGTGACGGACTGGCGCGACTACGACACGCACGCGACCGAGCGGTGCCTGGGGCTGCCAGACGAGAACCCCCAGGCCTACGAGGTCAGCAGCCTGCTCACGTACGCGAAGAAGGAAGGGCCCATTGGCGCGCTGCTGGTGATTCACGGCACCGCGGACGACAACGTGTATTTCTTCCACGCGCTGAAGCTGTCGGACGCGCTCTTCCGCGCGGGCAAGCCGCACCAGCTGCTGCCCCTGTCCGGCCTCACGCACATGGTGGCGGACCCGCTCGTCACGGAGCGTCAGTACGAGCGCGTCATCACCCACTTCCAGCAGAACCTGAAGTAG